The following are encoded in a window of Fusarium oxysporum f. sp. lycopersici 4287 chromosome 5, whole genome shotgun sequence genomic DNA:
- a CDS encoding hypothetical protein (At least one base has a quality score < 10) → MLRFAQAETKADVLMATSDGVYLDGTRQVNIIVCDVLMWAFAFILMVLRLYTRGLLTRAIGIEDWVLLAAVVSSTTLCGVIIYQVNKGLGLHSERVPMSDWVYLRLLSHRAGRLVGYTVQHSQPSSDQDFHLVALCSSLYKKELPYCHLHCQSTDFGSRAARLVSVPTTGLVSVVSFLRLHYSLTNASSDDPIWASITPTYWACIEVNMAIICACLMTLRPLVEKYAPKLLLSRFSSRHQNPGYPRRQSLSIETHVTLPQRLSNSSWERMTTGESVDELIVEDGSQSAIKLSPLAKKDAERVLAHAEIKAIVQKLVMFAERPFCLILGFSSVQTSTPWILRRLVTLHQAHDLCGGRLWLVRDVASKKLNSVSTQSSNQANSMVQMKCSGGKAPCDRCRKANSYCVFEPPQAAPPNGNDVPVQPEIQPLIVCATAPIEGPPGSSKFSETGPTVNYSTACSQHASMDDANFKFQVPVSLPSFDYSGNELAPSQPNSSAGFSRRKRRRISDWLDVDNLDDTDSDTMVGDKDQDVSQASSPYQTVKEFEAAYWRVNSLEGTIPRTPTSIELGKPFPPETMFPSSMTDRGPLLYCLAEVGICEADAKDMFILFGERVASFMPGLYDTQFLDLPNDPLYALAAIKVMTRYLPSVDALRARVDVVLQNLLRNILFDDLQRPFAAVLESMRGLSILYGYSEVTVARSQSDTRQCRADALSIKGVIEGYAIRRNIGRPIPSNALGCVLWLWLYTMSTHYVTLLGLPSTISADRQLHRAINVVKKSVSHPQIDVLLGEVDLCRISEHRRMAFHPPRSVDVPYDHDEWQRAWGRVGSQGLSVSRRLSFHYKFALFYHHKSRTDSSMNETEAVLAAQEFIRCITKLSPVSKGNIKYMCDFGFVMLVYACCYVLQLFDCDKSCEFQTLHRSACLADIKDVADLLKSISPAAGAATSAYGRALEAACNRLSMHALAPEHNMLPREWDTEREFDADTAGLIDIFAAAGAGTLQTTSAQQSDGPMSGFQTLSDLPVGDLLASLGMPWQ, encoded by the exons ATGCTGCGCTTTGCGCAAGCTGAAACCAAAGCCGACGTCCTCATGGCAACCTCCGATGGAGTCTATCTCGATGGAACCCGccaagtcaacatcatcgtCTGTGATGTGTTGATGTGGGCCTTTGCATTCATACTCATGGTCCTGCGTTTATACACTCGCGGACTGCTCACCAGGGCGATTGGCATCGAGGACTGGGTCTTGCTGGCCGCCGTTGTTAGCTCTACCACCCTATGCGGTGTCATCATCTACC AGGTCAACAAAGGACTTGGCTTGCATTCAGAAAGAGTGCCTATGTCAGATTGGGTTTACCTGCGCTTG CTAAGTCATCGCGCAGGCAGGCTGGTTGGCTATACTGTTCAACACAGTCAGCCTTCATCTGACCAAGATTTCCATCTTGTTGCTTTATGCTCGAGTCTTTACAAAAAGGAGCTACCGTATTGCCATCTACATT GCCAATCCACGGATTTTGGAAGCCGAGCAGCCAGACTTGTCTCAGTTCCGACTACTGGATT AGTGTCTGTTGTTTCGTTTCTTCGACTGCATTACTCACTTACCAATGCATCGTCCGACGATCCAATCTGGGCCAGTATCACACCCACCTACTGGGCTTGTATCGAGGTCAACATGGCTATTATCTGCGCGTGCCTGATGACTCTTAGACCTTTGGTTGAGAAATACGCGCCAAAACTTCTCCTCAGCAGATTCTCATCACGTCATCAGAACCCTGGGTATCCAAGGCGTCAAAGCTTATCAATTGAGACGCATGTCACTTTACCGCAAAGACTGAGTAATTCTTCATGGGAACGAATGACCACGGGTGAGTCTGTGGATGAGCTTATCGTTGAGGATGGGAGCCAGAGCGCGATCAAGTTAAGCCCTCTTGCAAAG AAGGATGCCGAAAGAGTTTTGGCTCATGCTGAGATCAAAGCAATAGTTCAGAAGTTGGTCATGTTTGCAGAG CGCCCGTTTTGCCTCATTTTAGGCTTCTCATCAGTACAGACCTCCACGCCATGGATTCTGCGACGACTGGTAACGCTACACCAGGCCCACGACCTCTGCGGCGGTCGGCTTTGGCTTGTACGCGATGTCGCCAGCAAAAAGTTGAACTCAGTGTCTACCCAGTCTTCGAACCAGGCTAACTCAATGGTTCAGATGAAGTGCTCTGGCGGTAAGGCGCCATGTGATCGTTGCCGGAAGGCCAACAGCTATTGCGTATTTGAACCGCCGCAGGCGGCACCACCAAACGGAAACGACGTCCCTGTTCAGCCCGAGATCCAGCCGTTGATTGTCTGCGCTACCGCACCAATTGAAGGGCCTCCAGGGTCCAGTAAATTTTCAGAGACAGGGCCAACTGTCAATTACTCGACTGCTTGCTCACAGCATGCATCGATGGATGACGCTAATTTTAAGTTCCAAGTACCTGTATCCTTGCCTTCGTTCGACTACTCAGGCAATGAACTGGCTCCATCCCAGCCAAACAGCAGTGCCGGTTTCTCTCGTCGCAAAAGAAGACGAATTTCAGACTGGCTCGATGTGGACAACCTTGACGATACGGACTCTGACACTATGGTCGGCGACAAAGATCAAGATGTCTCTCAAGCATCCTCGCCTTATCAGACAGTCAAGGAGTTTGAAGCTGCCTACTGGCGGGTGAACAGTTTAGAGGGTACCATCCCGCGAACACCGACAAGCATAGAGCTTGGAAAACCTTTCCCACCTGAAACCATGTTCCCGTCTTCGATGACTGACAGAGGGCCCTTACTCTACTGTCTAGCAGAAGTTGGTATATGTGAGGCTGATGCTAAAGATATGTTCATACTCTTCGGCGAGAGAGTTGCGTCTTTCATGCCCGGATTATATGATACACAGTTCTTGGATCTTCCGAATGATCCACTCTACGCCCTGGCAGCAATCAAGGTAATGACACGGTACCTTCCCAGCGTGGACGCATTGAGGGCCAGGGTGGACGTGGTGCTGCAAAACCTGCTCCGTAACATCCTCTTTGATGACCTTCAAAGACCATTTGCAGCTGTACTCGAGTCGATGCGTGGTCTTTCCATTCTCTATGGCTACTCTGAGGTCACGGTAGCGCGATCACAGAGCGACACAAGACAGTGCAGGGCAGATGCCCTGTCGATCAAGGGTGTAATTGAGGGCTACGCAATCAGGAGGAACATTGGTAGGCCAATACCATCAAACGCGCTAGGCTGTGTTTTATGGCTCTGGCTTTACACCATGAGCACCCA CTATGTCACGTTGCTGGGCTTACCTTCAACGATTAGTGCCGATAGACAGTTACACAGGGCTATAAATGTGGTCAAGAAGTCGGTCTCGCATCCACAAATTGATGTGCTCCTGGGCGAAGTAGATCTATGCCGCATCTCTGAGCATCGACGAATGGCCTTCCATCCACCAAGATCAGTGGATGTACCCTACGATCATGATGAGTGGCAGCGGGCATGGGGGAGGGTAGGATCGCAGG GCCTATCAGTCAGCCGCAGACTTTCCTTCCATTACAAGTTTGCACTCTTTTACCATCACAAGAGTCGTACTGACTCTTCCATGAATGAAACAGAGGCGGTACTTGCGGCACAAGAGTTTATCCGCTGCATCACCAAGCTCTCGCCTGTTTCCAAAGGCAATATCAAGTACATGTGTGATTTTGGATTCGTGATGCTGGTCTATGCCTGCTGCTACGTGCTTCAACTATTCGATTGCGACAAATCATGTGAATTTCAGACACTACATCGAAGCGCGTGTTTGGCCGACATAAAGGATGTTGCTGATCTTTTGAAATCAATATCTCCAGCTGCGGGAGCTGCTACGTCAGCCTACGGCAGAGCTTTGGAGGCTGCGTGTAACAGGCTGTCTATGCATGCCTTGGCCCCTGAGCACAACATGCTTCCGAGGGAATGGGACACCGAACGAGAGTTCGATGCGGACACGGCGGGGTTGATTGATATTTTTGCTGCTGCAGGTGCAGGCACGCTGCAAACAACGTCCGCTCAGCAAAGTGACGGTCCCATGTCTGGGTTTCAGACCCTATCGGATCTTCCTGTTGGCGACCTGCTAGCATCGTTAGGCATGCCATGGCAGTGA
- a CDS encoding beta-glucosidase (At least one base has a quality score < 10) — MQNAVTILCAFGALAYAQDSLTDASFYGLSPPVYPAPQIKGLDAWGHAYLKAKKVVDRLTLEEKINITYGPPVALNGCAGTISSIERVGFPGLCLMDAGNGVRSTDLVNAYASTVGALGRVAKGGRIWEGFGVDPYLSGALASETIKAAVRVGVQTTIKHYIANEQETNRSPENDVASVPSNVDDKTLHELYLWPFQDAVKAGTTGVMCSYNRVNGSYACGNSKILNGLLKTELGFQGYVLTDWDAQPSGVASVLAGLDMAMPTTKYLSLTNFTQAIRNGSVPLTRLNDMATRILASWFFTRQDLDFPPPGIGMPLNTSQPHRRINARDSAAKNTILAGAVEGHVLVKNINNALPLKKPLEVAVFGYSAHVPRMYGPSGIGTGWRLGFSSANVSQVLEKFAGTFVPPFQDTARYGTIIIGGGSGANAAPYISSPFDALSQRAWEDDSSISWDFEQQNPTVAAEADVCLVFINAFASEAFDRPELYDQDSDKIVLNVARKCNNTMVVIHNAGPTLVEAYADHPNITAIIYAHLPGQDSGRALVSLLYGDENFSGKLPYTIAKKESDYGQLLDPVQPTGAYKHYPQSNFTEGTNIDYRHFEANRIIPRYEFGFGLSYTNFSYSNLAIRRASSARLSQYPTGAVESGGQRDLWDTLAEVTLDVRNIGQRKGQEVVQLYLQRPDGSKWLRGFEKIKLSPGQSKKVSFALTRRDLSEWDVVAQRWKLLRGANKLYSGSSSKNILLSGSLKLNLDHRL; from the exons ATGCAGAACGCCGTAACCATTCTTTGCGCTTTCGGTGCATTGGCTTATGCACAGGACAGCTTGACGGATGCCAGCTTCTACGGCCTCAGTCCACCAGTGTATCCGGCTC ctcagatcaagggtCTGGATGCCTGGGGTCATGCatatctcaaagccaagaaggtcGTAGACCGACTAACACTGGAGGAAAAG ATCAACATCACATACGGCCCTCCTGTTGCGCTCAATGGCTGCGCTGGAACTATCTCCTCGATTGAGCGGGTTGGGTTCCCCGGCTTGTGTCTGATGGACGCTGGGAATGGGGTCCGCTCGACAGATCTAGTCAACGCATATGCTTCGA CTGTCGGCGCGTTGGGCCGTGTTGCCAAAGGCGGAAGAATCTGGGAAGGCTTCGGTGTCGACCCATACCTCTCTGGTGCTCTCGCCTCTGAAACTATTAAAGCTGCAGTTCGCGTTGGGGTGCAGACTACCATTAAGCACTACATAGCCAACGAGCAAGAGACCAACAGGAGTCCCGAGAATGATGTGGCATCGGTGCCTTCCAACGTCGATGACAAGACACTCCACGAGCTATACTTGTGGCCCTTTCAAGACGCGGTCAAGGCTGGCACTACTGGAGTTATGTGCAG CTACAATCGCGTCAATGGCTCGTATGCATGCGGTAACAGCAAGATACTCAACGGACTACTCAAAACTGAGTTGGGCTTCCAGGGTTATGTCCTGACCGACTGGGATGCGCAGC CCAGTGGTGTTGCCTCTGTACTGGCTGGTCTAGATATGGCTATGCCCACGACGAAATACCTCAGCCTCACCAATTTTACGCAGGCTATCAGGAACGGCTCTGTGCCACTGACTCGATTGAATGACATGGCCACGCG AATTCTTGCCAGTTGGTTCTTTACTCGTCAAGACTTGGACTTCCCCCCTCCAGGAATTGGCATGCCCCTCAACACCTCCCAACCCCACCGAAGGATCAACGCAAGAGACTCAGCTGCAAAGAACACCATATTAGCTGGCGCTGTTGAGGGCCACGTGCTTGtcaaaaacatcaacaacgcgCTACCCCTCAAAAAGCCCCTTGAAGTCGCCGTTTTTGGGTACAGTGCCCACGTTCCACGAATGTACGGACCCTCTGGTATTGGTACCGGATGGCGCTTGGGCTTCAGCTCTGCGAACGTCTCGCAAGTTCTTGAAAAGTTTGCAGGAACGTTTGTACCGCCCTTCCAAGATACCGCTCGATACGgtaccatcatcatcggcggcgGGTCTGGCGCCAATGCTGCACCGTATATCTCGAGCCCTTTCGACGCCCTTAGCCAGCGAGCCTGGGAGGACGATAGCAGTATATCCTGGGATTTTGAACAGCAGAACCCCACAGTCGCAGCCGAAGCGGATGTGTGCCTTGTCTTTATCAATGCCTTTGCATCAGAGGCTTTTGATAGGCCAGAACTGTATGACCAAGACTCCGACAAAATTGTTCTGAATGTTGCAAGAAAATGCAACAACACCATGGTCGTTATTCACAATGCCGGACCTACACTTGTCGAGGCTTATGCTGACCACCCGAATATCACTGCAATTATCTATGCGCATCTCCCAGGCCAAGACTCTGGGCGAGCCCTTGTCTCGCTGCTGTACGGGGATGAGAACTTCAGTGGCAAGCTACCATATACGATTGCCAAGAAAGAGTCGGATTATGGCCAACTGCTGGACCCAGTTCAACCCACTGGCGCATATAAGCATTATCCGCAGAGCAACTTTACAGAGGGTACAAATATCGACTACCGTCATTTCGAAGCAAACAGGATCATACCACGTTACGAGTTTGGGTTTGGATTGTCATACACAAACTTCAGCTATTCCAACCTGGCTATTCGTCGAGCTTCATCGGCGAGACTCTCACAATACCCCACTGGAGCCGTTGAGTCAGGAGGCCAGCGAGATCTTTGGGATACTTTGGCCGAGGTGACCCTCGACGTACGTAACATTGGACAGCGGAAGGGACAAGAAGTGGTACAGCTGTACCTGCAGCGCCCCGATGGTTCCAAATGGCTCAGaggctttgagaagatcaaaCTGAGCCCGGGTCAGAGTAAGAAGGTTAGTTTTGCCTTGACCAGAAGGGACTTGAGTGAGTGGGACGTCGTTGCGCAGAGGTGGAAGCTCTTACGAGGAGCTAATAAGTTGTATTCTGGTTCGAGTTCAAAGAATATTTTATTGAGTGGTTCTTTGAAGTTGAATCTGGATCATAGGCTTTAG